A single Gemmatimonadota bacterium DNA region contains:
- a CDS encoding diacylglycerol kinase family lipid kinase, with amino-acid sequence MTGKTLIVANPTSGSGRGMRYAERVRDLLAANHADVEIRPTSARGEAEAFAAEAVQEGYACVAACGGDGTVHEVVNGLAGTDVALGILPCGRGNDFARAMEIPSPPEKAASVLQQGYVRPFDLGKVNDRYFATVVTLGFDSEVARLVYEGQVPFKGTAAYLWGLARMLRVYRGVALRMTGDFGTIDQTVLLAATGNTSTYGGGIRIVPNASPVDGALDICLVRMMSAGRILRVFPRVYWGGHLTHPDIFSYRTGRLSMETERPVVLFADGEPAGETPAEIIAVPGALRVACPVPSV; translated from the coding sequence ATGACCGGTAAGACGCTTATCGTCGCGAACCCGACATCGGGCAGCGGACGCGGTATGAGATACGCGGAGCGGGTGCGGGACCTGTTGGCCGCAAACCATGCGGACGTCGAGATCCGCCCTACCTCGGCCCGGGGCGAGGCGGAAGCATTCGCGGCGGAAGCGGTGCAGGAGGGGTATGCCTGCGTGGCCGCCTGCGGGGGCGACGGAACCGTCCACGAGGTGGTGAACGGGCTGGCCGGAACGGACGTCGCGCTCGGCATCCTGCCCTGCGGACGCGGCAACGATTTCGCCCGGGCGATGGAGATACCGTCCCCGCCCGAAAAGGCCGCATCCGTCCTGCAGCAGGGCTATGTCCGTCCCTTCGACCTGGGCAAGGTGAACGACCGGTACTTCGCGACGGTGGTGACGCTGGGATTCGATTCGGAGGTGGCCAGGCTGGTGTACGAAGGGCAGGTTCCGTTCAAGGGCACGGCGGCCTATCTCTGGGGCCTGGCGCGCATGCTTCGCGTCTATCGCGGCGTGGCCCTGCGCATGACCGGAGACTTCGGCACCATCGACCAGACGGTCCTGCTCGCGGCCACCGGGAATACCAGCACGTACGGCGGCGGGATCAGGATCGTGCCGAACGCCAGCCCGGTGGACGGTGCCCTCGACATCTGCCTCGTTCGCATGATGAGCGCGGGCCGCATCCTGCGCGTGTTTCCCCGGGTATACTGGGGCGGACACCTGACCCACCCCGACATCTTTTCCTACAGGACGGGCCGTCTGAGCATGGAAACGGAGCGGCCGGTCGTACTGTTCGCCGACGGCGAGCCCGCAGGCGAGACTCCCGCGGAGATCATCGCGGTGCCCGGCGCGTTGCGGGTCGCCTGTCCGGTTCCCTCGGTCTGA
- a CDS encoding phytanoyl-CoA dioxygenase: MVDRTYLFDDDAMRDFIVNGYHVISVEKPAALHDDIYEKTKAIIDEDGNPGNNLLPRVPEIQQVYDDPRVQGALTSLLGPDYVMHAHRHPHVNPPNSRGGAWHKDSYWGYTKVRDHHPRWIMAMYYPQDTPVEIGPTGVIPGSHYVESREETVGGNGSVPDGFPASGKAGTVTIIHFDLWHRAFPNQTDKVRYMMKFQFTRMSEPERPWWNRQCDDIDLGNLSEDPRSAMWRNMWHWLAGNWSAGTRREGAEHVEALAGDLTHELEQKRLHAAYTLAECGEAALPHLLEAIQHEQDEVRREACYGLGALGAAAVEPLVSLLGHGNERVRGYAVYALGDIRHHNPSVAGRLADLTDDPSPFVRQNVADALGQIKLAADASVPALVGMMKDEDEQVRSRSAYALARFGDEAQTAIPHLADACYDENRYVQGQAAIALEQIGTPEALRTLLHWLQASRWCPLTTAKSTY, from the coding sequence ATGGTGGACAGAACCTACCTTTTCGACGATGACGCCATGCGCGACTTCATCGTGAACGGCTATCACGTGATCAGCGTGGAAAAGCCGGCCGCGCTGCATGATGACATATACGAGAAAACGAAGGCGATCATCGACGAAGACGGGAATCCGGGAAACAACCTGCTGCCTCGTGTGCCCGAGATCCAACAGGTCTACGACGATCCCAGGGTGCAGGGCGCGCTGACGAGCCTGCTTGGACCGGACTACGTCATGCACGCCCACCGCCACCCGCACGTGAACCCGCCGAACAGCCGGGGAGGCGCCTGGCACAAGGACAGCTACTGGGGATATACCAAGGTGCGGGACCACCATCCGCGCTGGATCATGGCCATGTACTATCCCCAGGACACCCCGGTGGAAATCGGTCCGACGGGGGTGATACCGGGCAGCCACTACGTCGAGTCCCGCGAGGAGACGGTCGGCGGGAACGGGTCCGTCCCCGACGGGTTCCCCGCAAGCGGCAAGGCGGGAACCGTTACCATCATACACTTCGATCTATGGCACCGGGCGTTTCCGAACCAGACGGACAAGGTCCGGTACATGATGAAGTTCCAGTTCACGCGGATGTCGGAGCCCGAGCGCCCGTGGTGGAACCGGCAATGCGATGATATCGACCTCGGAAACCTGTCGGAAGATCCCCGGAGCGCCATGTGGCGGAACATGTGGCACTGGCTTGCCGGAAACTGGTCGGCCGGGACCCGGCGGGAAGGCGCGGAACACGTCGAAGCGCTCGCCGGCGATCTGACCCACGAACTCGAACAGAAGCGCCTGCACGCGGCCTATACCCTGGCGGAGTGCGGTGAGGCCGCGCTTCCGCATCTCCTCGAGGCGATTCAGCACGAACAGGACGAAGTCCGGCGGGAAGCGTGCTACGGGCTCGGCGCGCTGGGCGCCGCGGCCGTCGAACCGCTGGTCTCCCTGCTCGGACACGGAAACGAACGCGTCCGGGGCTACGCGGTCTACGCCCTCGGAGACATCCGGCACCACAACCCTTCGGTTGCGGGGCGCCTGGCAGATCTGACAGACGACCCGTCGCCCTTTGTCCGCCAAAACGTGGCCGATGCCCTGGGCCAGATCAAGCTGGCCGCGGATGCGTCCGTTCCCGCGCTGGTCGGCATGATGAAGGACGAGGACGAGCAGGTGCGTTCCAGGAGCGCCTACGCGCTGGCCCGGTTCGGGGACGAGGCCCAGACGGCCATTCCGCATCTCGCGGACGCGTGCTACGATGAAAACCGGTACGTGCAGGGCCAGGCCGCCATCGCCCTTGAACAGATCGGCACGCCGGAGGCACTGCGCACGCTGCTGCACTGGCTGCAGGCCTCGCGGTGGTGTCCCCTGACGACGGCGAAGAGTACGTACTAG
- a CDS encoding AI-2E family transporter, producing MLMLSESPITFDRVVRIAIAVGVIWLLITLVAYLSDVLIPFAVALLLAYLINPLTSWLQRKLPFKQRIVSVLLSLTIILAAVVLFLSLLIPMVVSEVAQMQRLLSGLVDADQWQARLQDYVPEEIRIYIADLVRFEELVQLLNFENIRLFFQQVLPGIWGVFSGTISFIIGLAVVIVILLYLVFILLDFDEISEGWKELIPDQYRQVVLDVVSDFTRAMRVYFRAQALIAFIVGLLFALGFWLIGLPMGILLGLFIGLLNMVPYLQVVGLIPAVLFAIVGALGAGESIWIMLVLVLAVFAVVQVIQDAILVPRIMGKATGFNPAVILLSLSIWGKLLGILGLLIALPVTFLAHSYYKRFLKGSQPVKEQ from the coding sequence ATGCTCATGCTGTCCGAAAGCCCCATTACCTTCGACCGCGTAGTCCGCATCGCAATCGCCGTGGGCGTGATCTGGCTGTTGATCACCCTTGTCGCTTATCTGAGCGACGTGCTCATACCCTTTGCCGTCGCACTGCTGCTCGCCTACCTGATCAATCCCCTGACTTCCTGGCTGCAACGGAAACTGCCCTTCAAGCAACGAATCGTCTCCGTACTGCTGAGCCTGACGATCATCCTCGCCGCCGTGGTCCTGTTCCTTTCCCTCCTGATCCCGATGGTCGTGTCCGAAGTCGCGCAGATGCAGCGGCTGCTCTCCGGGCTGGTGGACGCGGACCAGTGGCAGGCGAGACTGCAGGACTATGTTCCGGAGGAAATCAGGATATACATCGCGGACCTGGTCCGGTTTGAAGAACTGGTCCAGCTGCTGAACTTCGAAAACATCCGGCTGTTCTTTCAACAGGTCCTGCCCGGCATCTGGGGGGTATTCTCAGGCACCATCAGCTTCATCATCGGGCTCGCGGTCGTCATCGTCATCCTGCTCTACCTGGTTTTCATCCTGTTGGACTTCGACGAGATCTCCGAAGGCTGGAAGGAACTGATCCCCGACCAGTACCGGCAGGTCGTACTCGACGTCGTATCCGACTTTACGAGGGCCATGCGGGTCTATTTCCGCGCCCAGGCCCTCATCGCCTTCATCGTCGGACTGCTCTTCGCGCTGGGCTTCTGGCTGATCGGCCTGCCCATGGGGATTTTGCTGGGCCTTTTCATCGGGCTGCTCAACATGGTGCCCTACCTGCAGGTCGTGGGCCTCATCCCGGCGGTGCTTTTCGCGATTGTCGGAGCCCTGGGCGCCGGCGAGAGCATCTGGATCATGCTCGTCCTCGTCCTGGCCGTGTTCGCCGTCGTACAGGTCATCCAGGACGCCATCCTGGTGCCCAGAATTATGGGCAAGGCAACCGGGTTCAACCCGGCCGTGATCCTCCTTTCCCTGTCCATCTGGGGAAAACTGCTGGGTATCCTGGGGCTGCTGATCGCGCTGCCGGTGACGTTCCTTGCCCACTCGTACTACAAACGGTTTCTGAAGGGATCTCAACCGGTGAAGGAGCAGTGA
- a CDS encoding sulfatase-like hydrolase/transferase: MRIVFFDIDSLRPDHLGCYGYGRPTSPAIDEIAAQGMRFDRYYCADSPCMPSRHGWITGRFGINNGVVTHGGPASKLHILEQRYGGPDERNQLVQRRLRQHVYDTVCFSNFPTRHCATWFGLGWSEFHSPNLKTGSETADEVNEAVLRWIAANGGRDDFLLYINYWDPHRVYEAPRDGFDRMAAQPPAVDWPDEEAIRGHQDIDGWFTASHLFPGDRPSPTANMPDAIRNTDDLNHMVTGYDAEIRYSDHHVQQVLDALGDLNDTAVIISADHGEAMGEHGIYGDHVCADECIHRIPLIIKWPGVTPIGSSCGDLLYNVDLSATLIDLVGGEVPEYYDGRSFAEGLATGQCRLHDYLVWGHGLYTLQRAVRTPDHLMIRTYDDFGYRFDPVALYDMRNDPYQTQNLADHQPEILHRMDHYLSEWLHEQRVKPYAIPDPMEVVWQERQTP; encoded by the coding sequence TTGCGCATCGTCTTCTTCGATATCGACAGTCTGAGGCCCGACCACCTGGGTTGCTACGGTTATGGCCGGCCAACCTCCCCCGCCATCGACGAGATCGCCGCGCAGGGCATGCGTTTCGACCGGTACTACTGCGCGGACTCTCCCTGCATGCCGTCGAGGCACGGATGGATCACCGGCCGTTTCGGGATCAACAACGGCGTGGTGACCCACGGCGGTCCCGCCTCGAAGCTGCATATCCTGGAACAGCGGTACGGCGGGCCCGACGAGCGGAACCAGCTGGTCCAGAGAAGACTGCGCCAGCACGTCTACGACACGGTCTGCTTCTCTAATTTCCCCACCCGGCACTGCGCGACCTGGTTCGGGCTGGGTTGGTCGGAGTTCCATTCGCCCAACCTGAAGACGGGATCGGAGACGGCGGACGAAGTCAACGAGGCCGTGCTTCGCTGGATCGCCGCGAACGGCGGCCGGGACGATTTCCTGCTGTACATCAACTACTGGGACCCGCACCGGGTCTACGAAGCGCCCCGCGACGGGTTCGACCGCATGGCGGCCCAACCGCCGGCGGTGGACTGGCCCGACGAAGAAGCGATACGCGGCCACCAGGATATCGACGGATGGTTTACCGCGTCCCACCTCTTTCCCGGGGACCGGCCGAGCCCCACGGCGAACATGCCGGACGCCATCCGGAACACGGACGACCTGAATCACATGGTGACCGGGTATGACGCGGAAATCCGCTACTCCGACCATCACGTTCAGCAGGTGCTGGACGCCCTGGGCGACCTGAACGACACCGCGGTCATCATCTCGGCGGATCACGGCGAAGCCATGGGGGAGCACGGCATCTACGGCGATCACGTCTGCGCCGATGAGTGCATACACCGGATTCCGCTAATCATCAAGTGGCCTGGGGTGACGCCAATCGGGTCCTCCTGCGGCGATCTGCTATACAACGTGGATCTCAGCGCCACCCTGATCGACCTGGTCGGCGGGGAAGTGCCGGAATACTATGACGGACGGTCCTTCGCGGAGGGACTCGCCACCGGACAGTGCCGCCTGCACGACTACCTGGTCTGGGGCCACGGGCTGTACACGCTGCAGCGTGCGGTGCGGACGCCCGACCACCTCATGATCAGGACTTACGACGACTTCGGATACCGGTTCGACCCGGTGGCCCTGTACGACATGCGGAACGACCCGTACCAGACGCAGAACCTGGCCGATCACCAACCGGAAATCCTGCACAGGATGGATCACTATCTGTCGGAATGGCTGCACGAACAGCGGGTCAAGCCCTACGCCATCCCCGATCCCATGGAGGTCGTGTGGCAGGAACGCCAAACTCCGTAA
- a CDS encoding dCMP deaminase family protein produces the protein MDRISWDEYFLRIAYAVSARSNCIRRHIGAVIVNEKIITSTGYNGTPMGIPNCFDGGCKRCNSDGPSGANLDECVCIHAEENAIVFAARHGSSTSGATLYTTNKPCLGCLKKSIQAGIRRVVYAEEYAYTKSVEKVYDWLVEESGIEMVELKLDEHPETVVDSVP, from the coding sequence ATGGATAGAATCTCCTGGGACGAGTATTTCCTGCGCATCGCCTATGCCGTTTCGGCGCGATCGAACTGCATTCGCCGGCACATCGGCGCCGTGATCGTGAACGAAAAGATCATCACCAGCACGGGCTACAACGGCACCCCCATGGGCATACCCAACTGCTTCGACGGCGGATGCAAGCGATGCAACTCGGACGGGCCGTCCGGCGCGAACCTCGACGAATGCGTCTGCATACACGCCGAGGAAAACGCCATCGTCTTCGCCGCGCGCCACGGGTCGTCGACGAGCGGCGCCACGCTCTACACGACCAACAAGCCCTGCCTGGGCTGTCTTAAAAAGTCCATCCAGGCGGGGATTCGCCGGGTGGTCTACGCAGAGGAGTACGCCTACACGAAGTCCGTCGAAAAGGTGTATGACTGGCTGGTGGAGGAATCCGGTATCGAGATGGTCGAATTGAAGCTGGACGAGCATCCGGAAACCGTCGTGGACTCGGTCCCGTAA
- a CDS encoding peptide ABC transporter substrate-binding protein, producing MHKVLSVLSVLLLAAAILAPAGVSHAQYTNSVGVALPADAAPPDRQVFRVMSPEPRSLDIQINLYDGESTLLPFETLLIRDELWQPIPGAATHYDVSDDAMEWTFHLRPGARWSDGRPVTAHDFVFAFRRMLDPANANPYAFFYYDIRNAKAISLGEITDLTRLGVRAVDDLTLQVEMERGAPHFPHVVSFGLAYPAPRWAVEKHGRKWTEVDNIVSNSGFRMAEWATGSHMTFVPDPMYNGPHKPLLEKVIHPFRYAAAQTVLAYENNEVDVETVDINDMDRIERHPVLSRELVKTPGRTTWYLFFKVAEPPFDDIRVREAFARALDRDAICRVVLRGAAAPAYSMMPPDFKEYNGDAMKPYQAFDPARAKALMREAGYPNGRGFPRQEMWLRAPTPSMKMAGEAIQSMLMEHLGVNVTVRTLDRTAYMSKLYNWEMDFGFLRFVADYMDPRNMLDMTWHSQPKGAGRHDWARPEFDALVERAGAALDPAMRTDLYRQAEEILVGDYAAAFVFHPLTLQLRKSSLKGYSRDYDGIVGALMYSRLYKTRE from the coding sequence ATGCACAAGGTACTTTCCGTACTTTCCGTCCTGCTGCTGGCCGCGGCCATCCTGGCGCCGGCCGGTGTTTCCCATGCCCAGTACACGAATTCCGTCGGCGTCGCGCTTCCGGCCGACGCGGCGCCGCCCGACCGGCAGGTATTCCGGGTGATGAGCCCGGAACCGCGCAGCCTCGACATCCAGATCAATCTGTACGACGGGGAATCCACGCTCCTCCCCTTCGAGACCCTGCTCATCCGGGACGAACTCTGGCAGCCCATTCCAGGCGCCGCCACCCACTATGACGTCTCCGACGACGCCATGGAATGGACGTTCCACCTGCGGCCCGGCGCCCGGTGGAGCGACGGCAGGCCCGTAACGGCCCACGACTTCGTCTTTGCTTTCAGACGGATGCTGGATCCGGCCAACGCCAATCCCTACGCCTTCTTCTACTACGACATAAGGAACGCGAAGGCCATCAGCCTCGGAGAGATCACCGACCTGACCCGGCTCGGGGTCCGCGCCGTCGACGATCTCACACTCCAGGTGGAAATGGAGCGCGGCGCGCCCCATTTCCCCCACGTGGTATCCTTCGGACTGGCGTACCCGGCGCCGCGCTGGGCCGTGGAAAAACACGGACGGAAGTGGACCGAGGTCGACAATATCGTGTCGAACTCCGGTTTCAGGATGGCCGAGTGGGCCACGGGCAGCCACATGACCTTCGTCCCCGATCCCATGTACAACGGCCCCCACAAGCCCCTGCTGGAAAAGGTCATCCATCCATTCCGCTACGCGGCGGCACAGACCGTCCTGGCCTATGAGAACAACGAGGTGGACGTGGAGACGGTCGATATCAACGACATGGACCGGATAGAACGGCATCCCGTACTGAGCCGGGAACTCGTGAAGACGCCGGGAAGAACGACCTGGTACCTGTTCTTCAAGGTAGCGGAGCCGCCCTTCGACGACATCCGCGTGAGAGAAGCCTTCGCCCGGGCGCTGGACCGGGACGCGATTTGCCGGGTCGTCCTCAGGGGCGCGGCGGCGCCGGCCTATTCCATGATGCCGCCCGACTTCAAGGAATACAACGGCGACGCGATGAAACCGTACCAGGCATTCGATCCGGCCCGCGCGAAGGCGCTGATGCGTGAGGCCGGCTATCCGAACGGCAGGGGGTTTCCGAGACAGGAAATGTGGTTGCGCGCGCCGACGCCGTCCATGAAGATGGCCGGCGAGGCCATTCAAAGCATGCTGATGGAACACCTGGGGGTCAACGTCACCGTTCGTACGCTCGACCGGACGGCCTACATGAGCAAGCTGTACAACTGGGAAATGGACTTCGGCTTTCTCCGGTTCGTCGCCGATTACATGGATCCACGCAACATGCTCGACATGACGTGGCACTCCCAGCCGAAAGGCGCGGGACGGCACGACTGGGCACGGCCCGAATTCGACGCGCTGGTCGAGAGAGCCGGGGCCGCACTGGACCCGGCCATGCGAACGGACCTCTACAGGCAGGCGGAGGAGATACTCGTGGGGGACTACGCCGCCGCCTTCGTCTTCCATCCCCTGACGCTTCAGCTCCGCAAGTCCAGCCTCAAGGGCTATTCCAGGGATTACGACGGGATCGTGGGCGCCCTCATGTATTCCCGGCTATACAAGACACGGGAGTAG